One window from the genome of Saccharomyces mikatae IFO 1815 strain IFO1815 genome assembly, chromosome: 4 encodes:
- the QRI7 gene encoding putative N(6)-L-threonylcarbamoyladenine synthase (similar to Saccharomyces cerevisiae QRI7 (YDL104C); ancestral locus Anc_2.343), with the protein MIVIKEAEKLVLSNGRVWQKHVWNKPTQSKKGYKVLAIETSCDDTCVSVLDRFSTSAAPKVLANLKDTLDSIDEGGIIPTKAHIHHQARIGPLTERALVESGVREEIDLICVTRGPGMPGSLSGGLDFAKGLTVAWNKPLVGVHHMLGHLLIPRMLTNGKVPQFPFVSLLVSGGHTTFVLSRAIDNHEILCDTIDIAVGDSLDKCGRELGFKGTMIAREMENFINRDSKYQDQALKLNMPSPLKSNTSRRNMQSFSFSAFITALRTNLVKLNKTQVHDLSEEEVRSIAYQVQESVFDHIITKLKQVVKSQPDKFQNVHDFVCSGGVSSNKRLRTKLKEELGALNSTKPTNFYFPPMDLCSDNSIMIGWAGIEIWESLGLVSDLDICPIRQWPLNDLLNVGGWTKY; encoded by the coding sequence ATGATAGTAATAaaagaagctgaaaaattAGTCTTGAGTAATGGTAGGGTTTGGCAAAAGCATGTGTGGAACAAGCCAACACAGTCCAAGAAAGGTTATAAAGTTTTAGCTATCGAGACTTCTTGCGATGATACATGTGTTTCGGTGTTAGACAGATTCTCAACAAGTGCAGCACCAAAAGTGTTGGccaatttgaaagataCACTAGATAGCATTGATGAAGGAGGTATCATTCCGACAAAGGCTCACATCCATCACCAAGCTCGGATAGGACCCCTAACTGAAAGGGCTTTGGTAGAAAGCGGTGTTAGAGAAGAGATTGATCTCATATGTGTTACAAGGGGACCTGGAATGCCAGGCTCATTATCAGGTGGATTGGATTTCGCAAAAGGTTTAACTGTTGCTTGGAACAAACCACTAGTTGGTGTACATCATATGCTGGGACATTTACTGATACCTAGAATGCTTACGAACGGAAAAGTACCACAATTCCCTTTTGTTAGTCTGCTAGTCAGTGGGGGTCATACAACGTTTGTTTTGTCACGGGCTATTGACAATCATGAAATATTATGTGACACCATCGATATTGCTGTAGGTGATTCATTGGATAAATGCGGTAGGGAACTAGGATTCAAAGGGACTATGATTGCTAGAGAAATGGAGAATTTTATAAATCGAGATTCTAAATATCAGGATCAGGCTTTGAAGCTAAATATGCCTAGTCCATTGAAGAGTAATACTAGCAGGAGAAACATGCAgtctttttcattctcaGCATTCATTACAGCATTGAGAACCAATTTAGTAAAGTTAAATAAAACTCAGGTTCATGACCtttctgaagaagaagtacGATCAATTGCTTATCAAGTACAGGAATCTGTCTTTGACCATATTATAACTAAACTCAAGCAAGTGGTTAAATCACAACCGGATAAGTTTCAAAATGTGCATGATTTTGTCTGTTCTGGTGGAGTGAGCAGTAATAAAAGGTTGAGAACAAAATTAAAGGAAGAGCTGGGCGCACTGAATTCCACAAAGCCTACgaatttttattttccgCCTATGGATCTTTGTAGTGACAACTCAATTATGATTGGCTGGGCAGGTATTGAGATATGGGAAAGTTTAGGATTAGTTAGTGATTTGGATATATGTCCTATTAGGCAATGGCCATTGAATGATCTCTTAAACGTTGGCGGTTGGACAAAGTACTAA
- the KIN28 gene encoding TFIIH complex serine/threonine-protein kinase subunit KIN28 (similar to Saccharomyces cerevisiae KIN28 (YDL108W); ancestral locus Anc_2.332): MEYTKEKKVGEGTYAVVYLGSQHSTGRKIAVKEIKTSEFKDGLDMSAIREVKYLQEMQHPNVIELVDIFMAYDNLNLVLEFLPTDLEVVIKDKSILFTPADIKAWILMTLRGVYHCHRNFILHRDLKPNNLLFSPDGQIKVADFGLARAIPAPHEILTSNVVTRWYRAPELLFGAKHYTSAIDIWSVGVIFAELMLRIPYLPGQNDVDQMEVTFRALGTPTDRDWPEVSSFMTYNKLQIYPPPSRDELRKRFIAASEYALDFMCGMLTMNPQKRWTAVQCLESDYFKELPSPSDPSTIKIHS, encoded by the exons ATGGAATACACAAAAG aaaagaaagtcgGTGAAGGTACTTATGCGGTCGTTTACTTGGGTTCTCAACATTCTACTGGTAGAAAAATTGCTGTAAAAGAGATCAAAACATCTGAATTCAAAGATGGTCTGGATATGTCAGCTATACGTGAAGTCAAGTACCTACAAGAAATGCAACATCCAAACGTCATTGAATTAGTAGATATATTTATGGCTTATGATAATTTGAACCTCGTTCTGGAGTTCCTGCCCACTGATCTAGAGGTGGTAATTAAAGACAAATCAATACTCTTCACACCGGCTGATATCAAGGCATGGATACTTATGACTTTGAGGGGGGTCTATCATTGTCATCgaaattttattttgcACAGGGATTTGAAACCAAATAATTTGTTATTTTCACCAGATGGACAAATTAAAGTGGCTGATTTTGGTCTAGCAAGAGCGATACCTGCTCCACATGAGATATTGACAAGTAACGTTGTGACTAGATGGTACAGAGCTCCAGAACTTTTATTTGGAGCCAAACATTACACATCTGCTATTGATATTTGGTCAGTGGGTGTGATATTTGCGGAGTTAATGCTAAGAATACCATATTTACCAGGACAGAATGACGTAGATCAAATGGAGGTAACATTTAGGGCGTTGGGGACGCCTACAGACAGAGACTGGCCTGAAGTTTCTTCCTTTATGACTTATAACAAGTTACAGATATATCCGCCCCCTTCAAGAGATGAATTGAGGAAAAGGTTCATTGCAGCTAGTGAATACGCATTAGATTTTATGTGTGGTATGCTAACAATGAATCCACAGAAGAGATGGACTGCCGTTCAATGTTTAGAAAGCGATTATTTTAAAGAGTTACCATCACCAAGTGACCCTTctacaataaaaatacatagTTAA
- the MSS2 gene encoding Mss2p (similar to Saccharomyces cerevisiae MSS2 (YDL107W); ancestral locus Anc_2.333): MQRFVNRFVSTPRISRKFQEFFPKKKTINRVLFQLDTRLTYREMYPIFLHVSQTTNEESISLKKKFPYIKSSDIMQMRSALITLRMQNKFVHKDLLVMEDRLLNIAAELGSNDAISILSFKVVHEHEKENVEYKDENDVETANRFIKKLYARNHHLTIKLIGDLFFEHKTFEKAEKYYREFLKLENSTKIAGEVYGKLGEIQIKQINGFLKAENSWLKSIELLEIERSSRWYFLLAKLYLSSEPMRAKALLEKCASIGFKESFKTLGFLELNYFQNHERANEWFKLGMEIMDLECFFGFFDCCLKVGNIVSARNCLESLKKLGSDDNRKTIINTFFESRKDSMKLLEKA; the protein is encoded by the coding sequence ATGCAAAGGTTTGTAAATAGGTTTGTTTCTACACCACGAATATCCAGAAAGTTCCAAGAGTTTTtcccaaagaaaaaaaccaTAAATAGAGTTTTATTCCAGTTGGATACAAGGCTTACTTATCGTGAAATGTACCCAATCTTTTTGCATGTGTCACAAACAactaatgaagaaagtatttcattgaagaaaaaatttccttATATAAAGAGTTCAGATATTATGCAGATGCGGAGTGCTTTGATTACTTTGAGGATGCAGAATAAGTTTGTCCATAAAGATTTGTTAGTCATGGAGGATAGATTGTTAAATATTGCAGCTGAACTGGGGAGTAATGACGCTATATCTATCTTGAGCTTCAAAGTGGTACATGAGcatgaaaaggaaaacgtTGAAtacaaagatgaaaatgatgttGAAACGGCAAATAGATTCATAAAGAAGTTATATGCACGCAATCACCACCTTACAATTAAATTGATAGGTGACctcttttttgaacataAGACTTTTGAGAAAGCTGAGAAGTACTACAGagagtttttgaaactgGAGAATAGTACCAAAATTGCTGGTGAGGTTTACGGGAAACTTGGAGAAATCCAGATAAAGCAGATCAATGGCTTTTTGAAAGCAGAAAATTCATGGTTGAAATCTATAGAACTATTGGAAATTGAAAGAAGCTCGCGTTGGTACTTTCTTTTGGCGAAATTATACCTTAGTTCAGAGCCCATGAGAGCTAAAGCACTGTTGGAAAAATGTGCATCAATCGGattcaaagaatcttttAAAACTTTGGGATTTCTTGAATTAAACtactttcaaaatcatGAGAGAGCGAATGAATGGTTTAAATTAGGAATGGAAATAATGGACTTGGAATGTttctttggattttttGATTGTTGTCTAAAAGTAGGAAATATTGTAAGCGCTAGAAATTGTCTAGAAAGTCTAAAAAAACTAGGGAGTGACGATAATAGGAAAACCATAATCAACACATTTTTTGAGAGTAGAAAAGATTCTATGAAGTTACTGGAAAAAGCATGA
- the PHO2 gene encoding Pho2p (similar to Saccharomyces cerevisiae PHO2 (YDL106C); ancestral locus Anc_2.337), translating to MMEEFSYDHDFNTNFATDLDYLQQEQQQQQQQQQQQQQQQDNLQQQQQTSHMQNHDQEQDQHTNDMSAASNASDGGPQRPKRTRAKGEALDVLKRKFELNPTPSLVERKKISDLIGMPEKNVRIWFQNRRAKLRKKQHGSNKDANSSSQSRDSANEYDHTTSENHLVTTTSTSSIFHDEDLTFFDRIPLNSNNNYYFFDICSITVGSWNRMKSGALQRRNFQSIKELRNLSPVKINNIMSNATDLMVLISKKNSEINYFFSAMANNTKILFRIFFPLSSVTNCSLTLETDDDIINTNSTSDNNNSNANNDDENDDKSNEYDDNGSNDKRSTKDNFGELKLTVTRSPTFAVYFINNSPDEDPNVNNQWSICDDFSEGRQVNDAFVGGSNIPHTLKGLQKSLRFMNSLILDYKSSNEILPAINTAISTAAISQQNIAPPFLNTNSSATDSNPNTNLEDSLFFDHDLLSSSITNTNNGSNSNNGRQGSKDDTLNLLDSTVNSSNNHNANNEENHLTHEHLSNDADIVANPNDHLLSLPTDSELPNTPDFLKNTNELTDEHRWI from the coding sequence ATGATGGAGGAATTCTCATATGACCACGATTTTAACACTAATTTTGCTACAGATTTGGATTATTTGCAACAGgaacagcaacagcaacagcaacaacaacaacaacaacaacaacaacaagataatcttcaacaacagcaacaaacGAGTCATATGCAAAATCATGATCAGGAACAGGATCAACATACCAATGATATGAGCGCTGCATCCAATGCATCAGACGGTGGTCCTCAAAGGCCTAAAAGGACTCGCGCAAAGGGAGAGGCCCTAGATGTCTTAAAACGTAAATTTGAGTTAAATCCAACTCCTTCTTTAgtagaaaggaaaaaaatatcagaCCTGATAGGAATGCCTGAGAAAAATGTTAGGATTTGGTTTCAGAACAGAAGGGCTAAGTTACGGAAAAAACAACATGGAAGTAATAAGGACGCGAACTCCTCATCACAATCTCGTGATAGTGCCAACGAATATGATCATACTACTTCAGAAAATCATCTGGTTACTACAACAAGTACATCTTCCATTTTCCACGATGAAGATCTGACTTTTTTTGACCGTATCCCGTTAAACAGCAACAATAACTactatttctttgatatttgCTCTATTACCGTGGGGAGTTGGAATAGGATGAAAAGCGGCGCATTGCAAAGAAGGAACTTCCAGTCTATAAAAGAGTTGCGAAACTTGTCACCGGTAAAGATAAATAACATAATGTCGAATGCTACAGATTTGATGGTCTTGATATCCAAGAAAAACTCAGAAATTAACTATTTCTTCAGTGCTATGGCAAATAATACTAAAATTCTCTTCCGGATCTTTTTCCCACTGAGTTCGGTAACTAATTGCTCTCTAACCTTAGAGactgatgatgatataatAAATACTAATTCTACAAGCgataataacaatagtaATGctaataatgatgatgaaaacgACGACAAGAGTAATGaatatgatgataatgGCAGTAACGACAAGAGGAGTACGAAAGACAATTTTGGGGAACTGAAGCTAACAGTTACCAGATCGCCTACTTTTGCTGTTTACTTTATAAATAATTCACCTGATGAAGATCCAAACGTGAACAATCAGTGGTCCATATGTGATGATTTTTCAGAAGGCAGACAGGTCAACGATGCGTTTGTCGGTGGGTCGAATATCCCTCACACTTTAAAAGGTTTACAGAAATCTTTAAGATTTATGAATTCTCTAATCCTAGATTATAAGTCATCGAATGAAATATTACCTGCAATCAATACTGCAATCTCGACTGCTGCTATTTCACAACAGAATATCGCCCCTCCGTTCCTGAATACAAACTCAAGTGCAACAGACTCAAATCCGAATACAAACTTAGAAGACTCCCTGTTCTTCGATCACGATCTTTTATCCAGTTCGATAACCAACACTAACAATGGATCGAACTCCAATAATGGACGCCAAGGCAGCAAAGATGATACACTCAATCTTCTGGACAGTACTGTCAACAGCAGTAACAATCATAATGCTAACAACGAGGAGAATCATCTGACTCATGAACATCTCTCCAACGATGCTGACATTGTTGCCAATCCAAACGACCATTTGTTGTCTTTGCCAACTGATAGTGAATTACCAAATACTCCagattttttaaagaacaCAAATGAACTAACTGACGAGCATAGATGGATATGA
- the NSE4 gene encoding Smc5-Smc6 complex subunit NSE4 (similar to Saccharomyces cerevisiae NSE4 (YDL105W); ancestral locus Anc_2.342) produces MSGKLVSKKRRNSTVAEPDSNGEARKQRKKTKSDDKSDPQLEFKVLQGYRDLESDMHKGRAHVARTGDIGVAMDNLDAVDSLFNKVIGIKNNGLFAHDARAMVSISELAHISVRNLKFDDSRSIVNLEDIVNSLKRYMLKEHFKVNYIIENRNDLALGTDNQPLINQREENDGDDDHTDNATSSFKATSIRHSYLQQFSHYNEFSQFNWFRMGALYNAVSKDAPIADHLLGPFSVEKKPKVLTQRRRNNDQIGEKITAEKITQNSLNSTQQETTPEQVKKCFKKLSKKIGPEGSINLFKFIIDPNSFSRSIENLFYTSFLIKEGKLLMEDDEEGLPTIKIKQSISHTDVRSREIEKQRRRGAHQNHIIFQMDMSTWRKLIEKYNITSSFLD; encoded by the coding sequence ATGTCTGGTAAGTTGGTATctaaaaagagaagaaatagCACTGTTGCTGAGCCAGATAGTAACGGAGAAGCAAGGAAACAGAGAAAGAAGACGAAAAGTGATGACAAGAGTGATCCACAGCTAGAATTCAAAGTTTTGCAGGGATACAGGGACCTTGAAAGTGATATGCATAAAGGCAGGGCTCACGTGGCGAGGACAGGAGATATAGGAGTTGCCATGGACAATCTGGATGCTGTTGATTCCTTATTCAATAAGGTTATTGGTATAAAGAACAATGGATTATTTGCTCATGATGCTAGAGCAATGGTTAGTATAAGTGAACTGGCTCATATATCAGTGAGGAACTTGAAGTTTGATGATTCGAGGAGTATCGTCAATTTAGAAGACATAGTAAactctttgaaaagatacaTGCTAAAAGAGCATTTTAAAGTCAATTATATCATCGAGAATAGGAATGATTTGGCATTAGGCACGGATAACCAACCTCTGATAAACCAGAGAGAGGAGAATGATGGGGACGATGACCATACAGATAATGcgacttcttctttcaaggCGACCTCCATAAGACATAGTTATTTACAACAATTTTCGCACTATAATGAATTTTCCCAGTTTAATTGGTTTAGAATGGGTGCTCTTTATAATGCTGTAAGTAAAGATGCTCCCATTGCTGATCATTTATTGGGGCCTTTTTCCGTTGAAAAGAAGCCCAAAGTATTGACTcaacgaagaagaaataacgACCAAATTGGTGAAAAGATTACTGCAGAGAAGATTACTCAGAATTCTTTGAACTCAACTCAACAAGAGACTACGCCTGAACaggtaaaaaaatgttttaaAAAACTGTCTAAGAAAATAGGTCCTGAGGGCTCCattaatcttttcaagtTTATTATTGACCCAAATTCATTCTCCAGATCCATTGAAAACCTCTTTTATACcagttttttgataaaagaGGGAAAATTATTGATGGAGGATGATGAGGAAGGTTTACCCACAATCAAGATAAAACAAAGCATAAGTCATACAGATGTAAGAAGTAGGGAAATTGAGAAGCAAAGACGACGTGGCGCTCATCAGAatcatattatttttcaaatggaTATGTCTACCTGGCGAAAactaattgaaaaatataacatTACTTCATCATTCTTAGACTAA
- the SMKI04G1310 gene encoding putative lipase (similar to Saccharomyces cerevisiae YDL109C and ROG1 (YGL144C); ancestral locus Anc_2.330): protein MEGDNKLIYFNKSSIKLGELERYVITYDLYQGDDIPADIRLDSIWVKIKNTTKLSYKAAYLLGPFILYCDVRAKDYENSRKIISSMDKPVFQPNLQAQQNFLTELSLHEIKPRYVWIVDVASQIIFNKETKVNFEISIGSSKASLKKRTRCDDTSSGKVCNTSFIGLSVQRLTTAEIWEVPPAISLSQKSHLVILTHGFQSNVSADMAYMMEEIYKSQMNFPNERLVIKGYMKNICETEKGIKFLGIGLANYIINELYDDSVEKISFIGHSLGGLIQTFAICYIKTKHADFFKKVQPVNFISLASPLLGIATGTPNYVKMSLSMGIIGTTGQELGLKDTTYSDKPLLYMLSDESLINVLFQFKRRTLYINAINDGIVPLYSSSLLFLDYSQLLQKLAGEITSSCDPFFQPPVDPRKAPPNQNNNDSDNNKISTSSWNTFWKSKGNQSNKKSKRLMNTSVIKSMKSVVLPPCPDPEFFLNPDARATTIIHDKIYTEKDLPPPSSTLYEGTTLKGDDKTKKTRKEMEEIIARRWHKGMDWRKVVVSLKPDAHNNIIVRRRFANAYGWPVIDHLVATHFKRDDSDTPQKLNNRSIEEDTRTVTNSVEPNKLFSWLTKIEDPGAYRGGLVSTASHFASSWISKHSSVTD from the coding sequence ATGGAAGGCGATAACAAATTAATTTATTTTAACAAGTCGTCAATAAAATTGGGTGAGTTAGAAAGGTACGTTATTACATATGACTTATACCAAGGCGATGACATTCCCGCTGATATCAGACTAGACTCCATATGGGTAAAGATCAAGAATACAACAAAGTTATCTTATAAAGCAGCCTATCTGTTAGGACCATTCATCCTATATTGTGATGTGCGAGCAAAAGATTACGAAAACTCTCGTAAGATCATATCTTCGATGGATAAGCCTGTATTCCAACCAAATCTGCAGGCGcaacaaaattttttgacagAGTTATCTCTGCACGAGATCAAACCACGTTATGTGTGGATAGTGGATGTTGCCAGTCAaataattttcaataaagaaactaaggtgaattttgagatatcAATTGGCAGTTCAAAGgcttctttgaagaagagaacgCGATGTGATGACACATCGTCTGGCAAAGTTTGTAACACTTCATTCATTGGATTATCAGTGCAAAGACTAACTACTGCCGAAATATGGGAAGTACCGCCAGCTATCAGCTTATCCCAAAAGTCACATTTGGTAATTCTCACACACGGTTTCCAATCAAACGTTTCCGCAGATATGGCTTATATGATGGAGGAAATATACAAGTCGCAAATGAACTTTCCAAATGAACGTCTAGTCATCAAAGGATacatgaaaaatatttgcGAAACTGAGAAAGGTATTAAGTTTCTGGGTATTGGATTAGCAAACTACATAATTAACGAGTTATATGATGACtctgttgaaaaaatttcattcaTCGGTCATTCCTTGGGCGGATTAATACAAACTTTTGCTATTTGCTACATAAAGACTAAACATgctgattttttcaagaaagtaCAGCCAGTTAATTTCATCTCACTGGCATCGCCATTGCTGGGTATTGCTACCGGCACGCCCAATTACGTGAAAATGTCATTGTCAATGGGTATCATTGGTACGACGGGACAAGAATTGGGGCTCAAGGACACGACTTATAGTGATAAACCACTTCTTTACATGCTATCTGATGAGTCTTTAATTAAtgtcctttttcaattcaaaagaagaacactTTATATCAATGCTATTAACGATGGAATAGTTCCATTGTACTCATCCTCTCTGCTTTTTTTAGATTATTCTCAACTGCTTCAGAAATTGGCGGGTGAAATCACGTCATCCTGTGACCCTTTCTTCCAGCCTCCAGTAGACCCTCGTAAGGCTCCTCCAAATCAAAACAATAACGACAGTGATAATAACAAAATTAGCACATCATCGTGGAACACCTTTTGGAAGTCTAAGGGAAATCAGAGCAACAAGAAATCTAAGCGCTTGATGAATACTTCCGTCATCAAATCCATGAAGTCTGTGGTTCTACCACCTTGCCCTGATCCGGAATTCTTCTTGAATCCTGATGCAAGGGCCACAACAATAATACATGATAAGATTTACACAGAAAAGGATCTGCCTCCTCCATCATCGACGCTTTACGAAGGAACTACACTCAAAGGAGACGACAAGACCAAAAAGACAAGAAAGGAGATGGAAGAAATCATAGCACGACGCTGGCACAAGGGGATGGACTGGAGGAAAGTCGTAGTATCGCTAAAACCGGACGCCCATAATAACATTATTGTAAGACGAAGGTTTGCTAACGCTTACGGATGGCCAGTTATTGACCATCTTGTTGCCACACACTTCAAAAGAGATGATTCAGACACTCCACAAAAGCTAAATAATCGATCCATTGAAGAAGACACAAGAACGGTAACCAACAGTGTAGAACCGAACAAGCTCTTCTCTTGGCTGACTAAGATCGAAGATCCGGGTGCGTACCGTGGAGGGTTAGTCTCCACCGCCAGCCACTTCGCTAGCTCCTGGATTAGCAAGCACTCCTCTGTGACAGATTGA
- the TMA17 gene encoding Tma17p (similar to Saccharomyces cerevisiae TMA17 (YDL110C); ancestral locus Anc_2.328) — MCSAGGIRRPIQIEEFKTAISGMSDMELAQIKTEIENSINHLQRSNTRLSKYISKLEGDEDRLEGDDSDDLENIDSGDLALYKDSVRENEIVLNNYNERVDALEQETVYRKTGNTKSNRETVAKDNTKKGPDVDMDNTNVDVVTPNSIFI; from the coding sequence atgtgCTCAGCAGGCGGTATCAGAAGACCCATTCAGATCGAAGAATTCAAGACGGCGATAAGCGGCATGTCCGATATGGAATTAGCACAGATTAAAACGGAAATTGAGAACAGTATCAACCATTTGCAGAGGTCTAACACCCGCTTGAGTAAATATATTTCCAAGTTAGAGGGTGATGAGGACCGTCTTGAAGGTGACGACAGTGACGACTTGGAGAACATTGATTCGGGAGATCTGGCGCTCTACAAGGACTCTGTCAGGGAGAACGAAATTGTGTTAAACAATTATAATGAGAGAGTAGATGCATTGGAGCAAGAAACAGTGTACAGAAAAACAGGAAATACCAAGAGCAATCGCGAGACAGTAGCAAAAGACAATACTAAGAAGGGCCCTGATGTCGATATGGACAATACCAACGTGGACGTCGTGACCCCAAACAGCATATTCATCTGA
- the RRP42 gene encoding exosome non-catalytic core subunit RRP42 (similar to Saccharomyces cerevisiae RRP42 (YDL111C); ancestral locus Anc_2.326): MSLSVAEKSYLYDSLASTPSIRPDGRLPHQFRPIEIFTDFLPSSNGSSRIIASDGSECIVSIKSKVVDHSVESELIQVDVDIAGQRDDALVVETMTSLLNKVLKSGSGIDSSKLQLTKKYSFKIFVDVLVISSYSHPVSLISFAIYSALNSTYLPKLISAFDDLEVEELPTFHDYDMIKLDINPPLVFILAIVGNNMLLDPAANESEVANNGLIITWSNGKITSPIRSIALNDSNVKGLKPNLLKQGFAMVEKYASDVVRSLENL; the protein is encoded by the coding sequence ATGTCTCTCTCGGTCGCGGAAAAATCATATCTTTACGATTCTTTAGCCAGTACGCCTTCAATTAGACCTGATGGAAGGCTACCTCATCAATTCAGACCTATAGAAATCTTTACCGATTTCCTCCCAAGTTCTAACGGCTCATCCAGGATTATAGCGAGCGATGGTAGTGAATGTATTGTGAGTATCAAGTCCAAAGTTGTAGACCATTCCGTGGAGAGTGAGTTGATCCAAGTGGACGTAGATATTGCAGGACAAAGAGATGATGCGCTTGTCGTCGAAACAATGACTTCTTTACTAAATAAAGTTCTGAAGTCTGGCAGTGGAATAGACTCCTCTAAGTTGCAATtgacaaagaaatatagCTTCAAGATATTCGTCGATGTCTTGGTTATTTCGTCATATTCACATCCAGTTTCTTTAATATCCTTTGCCATTTATTCGGCATTGAATTCCACATACCTACCGAAACTTATTTCTGCCTTTGACGACTTAGAAGTGGAGGAGCTGCCCACTTTCCATGATTATGACATGATTAAGCTCGACATCAATCCGCCCCTAGTGTTCATATTGGCTATCGTGGGTAACAATATGCTGCTAGATCCTGCTGCGAACGAAAGCGAAGTGGCGAATAATGGTCTAATCATCACGTGGTCCAATGGTAAGATTACGTCACCTATTCGATCTATAGCATTGAATGATTCCAACGTTAAAGGCCTGAAACCTAATTTGTTGAAACAAGGTTTTGCAATGGTAGAGAAATACGCTTCTGACGTGGTACGATCATTGGAGaatttataa